A genomic segment from Stappia indica encodes:
- a CDS encoding Lrp/AsnC ligand binding domain-containing protein, with amino-acid sequence MVPFFVMIKCHLGKAYQVANAIADAEIASEIYSTAGDFDLLVKFYVDDETDIGHFVNEKVHPFDGILDTKTMITFKAF; translated from the coding sequence ATGGTTCCGTTTTTCGTGATGATCAAATGCCATCTCGGCAAGGCCTACCAGGTGGCCAATGCCATCGCCGACGCGGAGATCGCTTCCGAGATCTATTCGACCGCCGGCGACTTCGATCTGCTGGTCAAGTTCTACGTCGACGACGAGACCGACATCGGCCATTTCGTCAATGAGAAGGTCCATCCCTTCGACGGCATTCTCGACACCAAGACCATGATCACGTTCAAGGCGTTCTGA
- a CDS encoding xanthine dehydrogenase family protein molybdopterin-binding subunit produces the protein MNEMVHAKFGIGAPVRRKEDDALVTGRGHYTDDVQSDGMLRAFVVRSSVAHARITLGDLEAARSAPGVAMVMTAADIPDLGLMPTKAILTQTDGTRHAVPPRPVLATDTVRHVGEPIALVVADTLANAKSAAELVEVDYEPLDAVVDTGDALKPDAPLVWPETGTNLAFTYDAGDAAATNRAFETAHHVTRIDIVNNRLVCNYMEPRGCIGEYDAESGRYTLTAGTQGGHSMQAIIAGDILGIPRNRLRVVTPDVGGGFGTKNFVYPEYPVCLVAAERLGRPVKWVCERTEHFLADAHGRDNLSVAEVALDAEGRILALRVEIVAAMGAYLHQYGPMIPNFGLSMATGLYHVPAMYGVVKGVYTNTTPTDAYRGAGRPEAAYLLERLVDRAAAEMDMSPAEFRRRNFIRPEQLPYTTHTGRMYDTGDFSAHMDKAMAAIGWDGFTERAEESAARGRYRGIGMATYIEACAFAGSEEATVELGGDGSLTLLIGTQTNGQGHATAYGQIMAEQFGVDLDRITMIQGDTDRVRKGGGTGGSRSIPIGLPSVLEASRSLVKKIKDLAADKLEAGPEDLELVDGEVRVVGTDRSVTLAEIAAAAPEQLTASEEVKQAEATYPNGTHICELEVDPETGDIELLDYVIVDDFGVTVNPILLAGQVHGGVVQAIGQALMEHTVYDEDGQLLTASFLDYQMPRAADIPGIRFETNNIPSTTNALGIKGAGEAGTIGAGPAVMNAVGDALRRGAGVAHIDMPATPLRVWEAIRAANS, from the coding sequence ATGAACGAGATGGTGCACGCCAAGTTCGGCATCGGCGCGCCGGTGCGCCGCAAGGAAGACGATGCACTGGTCACCGGCCGGGGGCACTATACCGACGACGTCCAGTCGGACGGCATGCTGCGCGCCTTCGTGGTGCGCTCCAGCGTGGCCCATGCGCGCATCACCCTCGGCGACCTGGAGGCCGCGCGCTCGGCGCCCGGCGTCGCCATGGTGATGACCGCGGCGGACATTCCCGATCTCGGCCTGATGCCGACCAAGGCGATCCTCACCCAGACCGACGGCACGCGCCACGCGGTTCCCCCGCGCCCGGTTCTGGCGACCGACACCGTGCGCCATGTCGGCGAGCCCATCGCGCTCGTCGTTGCCGACACGCTCGCCAATGCCAAGTCGGCGGCGGAGCTGGTCGAGGTCGACTACGAGCCGCTCGACGCGGTGGTCGACACCGGCGATGCCCTGAAGCCGGATGCGCCGTTGGTGTGGCCGGAGACCGGCACCAATCTCGCCTTCACCTATGACGCGGGCGATGCGGCGGCGACCAACCGGGCGTTCGAGACCGCCCATCACGTCACCCGCATCGACATCGTCAACAACCGCCTGGTGTGCAACTACATGGAGCCGCGCGGCTGCATCGGCGAATACGACGCCGAGAGCGGGCGCTACACGCTGACCGCCGGCACCCAGGGCGGCCACAGCATGCAGGCGATCATCGCCGGCGACATCCTCGGCATTCCGCGCAACCGGCTGCGGGTCGTCACGCCGGATGTCGGCGGCGGCTTCGGCACCAAGAATTTCGTCTATCCCGAATACCCCGTCTGCCTGGTGGCGGCGGAGCGGCTCGGCCGGCCGGTCAAGTGGGTCTGCGAGCGCACCGAGCACTTCCTCGCCGACGCCCACGGGCGCGACAACCTGTCGGTGGCGGAAGTGGCGCTCGATGCGGAAGGGCGCATCCTGGCGCTGCGCGTCGAGATCGTCGCGGCGATGGGTGCCTATCTGCACCAGTACGGCCCGATGATCCCGAATTTCGGCCTGTCGATGGCGACCGGCCTCTATCACGTTCCGGCAATGTACGGCGTGGTGAAGGGCGTCTACACCAACACGACGCCGACCGATGCCTATCGCGGCGCGGGCCGGCCCGAGGCCGCCTATCTGCTGGAGCGGCTGGTCGACCGGGCGGCGGCCGAGATGGACATGTCGCCGGCCGAATTCCGCCGCCGCAACTTCATCCGCCCCGAGCAGCTGCCCTACACCACCCACACGGGCCGGATGTACGACACCGGCGACTTTTCCGCCCATATGGACAAGGCGATGGCGGCCATCGGCTGGGACGGCTTCACCGAGCGGGCAGAGGAATCTGCGGCGCGCGGGCGCTATCGCGGCATCGGCATGGCGACCTATATCGAGGCCTGCGCCTTTGCCGGCTCCGAGGAGGCGACGGTGGAGTTGGGCGGCGACGGCTCGCTGACCCTGCTGATCGGCACGCAGACCAACGGCCAGGGCCATGCTACCGCCTATGGCCAGATCATGGCCGAGCAGTTCGGCGTCGATCTCGACCGCATCACCATGATCCAGGGCGACACCGACCGGGTGCGCAAGGGCGGCGGCACGGGCGGCTCGCGCTCGATCCCCATCGGCCTGCCGTCTGTGCTGGAGGCCTCGCGCAGCCTGGTGAAGAAGATCAAGGACCTTGCCGCCGACAAGCTGGAGGCGGGACCGGAGGATCTGGAGCTCGTCGACGGCGAGGTGCGTGTTGTCGGCACCGACAGGTCGGTGACCCTGGCCGAGATCGCGGCCGCCGCGCCCGAGCAGCTGACGGCGAGCGAGGAGGTCAAGCAGGCCGAGGCGACCTATCCCAACGGCACGCATATCTGCGAGCTGGAGGTCGATCCGGAGACCGGCGACATCGAGCTGCTGGACTATGTGATCGTCGACGATTTCGGCGTCACGGTGAACCCGATCCTGCTGGCCGGCCAAGTGCATGGCGGCGTCGTGCAGGCCATCGGCCAGGCCTTGATGGAGCACACGGTCTACGACGAGGACGGCCAGCTGCTGACGGCCTCCTTCCTCGACTACCAGATGCCGCGGGCGGCCGACATTCCCGGCATCCGCTTCGAGACCAACAACATTCCCTCCACCACCAACGCGCTCGGCATCAAGGGCGCGGGCGAGGCCGGCACCATCGGCGCAGGTCCCGCGGTGATGAATGCGGTCGGCGATGCGCTCCGCCGCGGGGCGGGCGTTGCCCATATCGACATGCCGGCGACGCCGCTGCGCGTGTGGGAGGCGATCCGGGCCGCCAACAGCTGA
- a CDS encoding DMT family transporter, with protein MASELAEKTTGNVPAAKDFNAYNPRLGIALKVVSALVFTGMIAMVKLLDGAYPVGEVIFARSFFGMLPVLLVIAWQGKLAEAFSTQRPWGHISRAIVGGTAMSLWFAAIARLPLPDATAISFSAPLVTVALAAIILREKVRAYRWSAVVVGFLGILIILSPHLSGVAPTEEASLGAMLAFASAIFMALAMITVRRLTGTERTSTIVVWFAAVTSVFALMSAPFGWVLPDLNDAIILVAIGLSGGVGQILLTQSYRYADASTIAPFEYTTMLWTVLVGWIVFAEVPTLEVIGGAIIVIGAGVFVIFREHRLGLDRSRERSTVTPSKA; from the coding sequence ATGGCCTCCGAACTTGCCGAAAAGACGACCGGGAACGTGCCGGCCGCCAAAGATTTCAACGCCTACAACCCCCGGCTCGGCATTGCGCTGAAGGTCGTGTCGGCCCTCGTCTTCACCGGCATGATCGCCATGGTGAAGCTGCTCGACGGGGCCTATCCGGTCGGCGAGGTGATCTTCGCCCGCTCGTTCTTCGGCATGCTGCCGGTGCTGCTGGTCATCGCCTGGCAGGGCAAGCTCGCCGAGGCCTTCTCCACGCAGCGTCCCTGGGGCCATATCAGCCGCGCCATCGTCGGCGGCACGGCCATGTCGCTGTGGTTCGCCGCCATTGCCCGCCTGCCGCTGCCCGATGCGACGGCGATCAGCTTCTCCGCGCCGCTCGTCACGGTGGCGCTGGCCGCCATCATCCTGCGGGAAAAGGTCCGCGCCTATCGCTGGAGCGCGGTCGTCGTCGGCTTTCTCGGCATCCTCATCATTCTGTCGCCGCACCTGTCCGGCGTCGCACCGACGGAAGAGGCCTCGCTCGGGGCGATGCTGGCCTTCGCCAGCGCGATCTTCATGGCGCTGGCGATGATAACGGTGCGCCGCCTCACGGGAACGGAGCGCACGTCCACCATCGTGGTGTGGTTCGCGGCGGTGACCTCGGTCTTCGCGCTGATGTCGGCGCCGTTCGGCTGGGTGCTGCCGGACCTCAACGATGCGATCATCCTCGTCGCCATCGGCCTGTCGGGCGGCGTCGGCCAGATCCTGCTGACCCAGAGCTATCGCTACGCCGACGCCTCCACCATCGCGCCCTTCGAATACACGACGATGCTGTGGACGGTGCTGGTCGGCTGGATCGTCTTTGCGGAAGTTCCGACGCTGGAAGTGATCGGCGGCGCGATCATCGTCATCGGCGCGGGCGTCTTCGTCATCTTCCGCGAGCACCGGCTCGGCCTCGACAGGTCCCGCGAACGCAGCACGGTCACCCCGTCCAAGGCCTGA